The following coding sequences lie in one Elusimicrobiota bacterium genomic window:
- a CDS encoding HEAT repeat domain-containing protein, with protein sequence MDENVNLLQVKTSWGINLISALRKLIMNFRIYPASSGMIQSAVDEFRQLLQPLFEISDSLTISDVKSKLVVGDVELPRSVNTDEVIRLLANCKVESITLKSGITREELVLFIESLAKPQKLQNKDLAALLQEHQIKNVIANHLIYVPLIKGEMVVTKITDLINMTSSTDNGQGGGSTREPDISGVMRKIREIYNEMETLTDDTQKNNLQGMLAKRLAVMDAGVIREIFEHPLPGRIESSGLKDMLLSELSRDRIDEIFKEIIAWYKDIQQQTGSDFAALERLESLKLFIEKLLQSPVSKEIPLTIYQELMKLGLINEIPGEAGTGVDNKSEKKEPSLIEQVTQLLDDDALQLLASPTNTRLPNIINNLYKTGLDDLADKLVNKLLSNLTSNIPAVRLSAIRIVNSLGNILIINRKIQKLDTVIDLMISVVDLEVNNEVYAEVDKSLLNIVQLLISESKYETILVIVTLWRKHYFDTNSLMQWRRTIVSESMKKLADIAGSFLLADIKIRGIEHSAETLQILAILAECAVETLIKIVTESDDIRARNIAVQLLQNTEGGIDRMYKTVSSGASSEVLLRVLSVVEQDIGNQETIRFISQVAVYPEQTVKLAVVDLLSKKVGNSNVLEILKSMFKDTDAVIRAKIVRLFASLNNAGLLDMLSQKMFDEHPAVQEEICIYIGNLGNNTYIPLLQAAAKGKIPGRIFSKKRVEDKVRIQALNALVNLASNESVKIIEKMCKEKNPVIREHASKLLHKIKVGGR encoded by the coding sequence ATGGATGAGAATGTTAATTTATTGCAGGTAAAAACGTCGTGGGGGATTAATCTTATATCTGCCCTGCGGAAGCTTATCATGAATTTCAGGATATATCCTGCTTCAAGCGGGATGATTCAGTCCGCAGTTGATGAGTTTAGGCAGTTACTCCAACCTTTGTTTGAAATCAGTGATTCATTAACGATTTCGGATGTTAAGAGTAAACTTGTTGTTGGAGATGTTGAACTCCCGAGGTCGGTTAATACTGATGAAGTTATAAGGTTACTCGCTAACTGTAAGGTTGAGAGTATTACGCTTAAATCCGGGATTACCCGCGAAGAACTTGTGTTATTCATTGAATCCCTGGCAAAACCGCAGAAGCTGCAAAACAAAGACCTTGCTGCCCTCCTGCAGGAACATCAGATAAAAAATGTTATTGCTAATCACCTGATTTACGTGCCTCTGATTAAAGGCGAGATGGTAGTCACTAAAATTACTGACTTGATAAATATGACGTCTTCAACAGATAACGGGCAGGGCGGGGGTAGTACTCGAGAACCTGATATCTCGGGAGTAATGCGTAAGATCCGCGAGATTTATAATGAGATGGAAACATTGACGGATGATACACAGAAGAATAACCTTCAGGGAATGCTGGCAAAACGGTTAGCCGTGATGGATGCCGGGGTTATCCGGGAAATATTTGAACACCCGTTACCCGGCAGGATTGAAAGTTCCGGGTTAAAGGATATGCTGTTATCCGAGTTGAGTAGAGACAGGATTGATGAAATATTTAAGGAAATTATTGCGTGGTACAAGGATATACAACAACAGACGGGATCGGATTTTGCTGCGTTGGAACGGTTGGAGAGTTTAAAATTGTTTATCGAAAAATTACTGCAGTCGCCGGTGAGTAAGGAAATACCGTTGACTATCTACCAGGAATTAATGAAGCTTGGGTTGATAAACGAAATCCCGGGTGAGGCAGGGACGGGGGTAGATAATAAAAGTGAAAAAAAAGAGCCGTCTTTGATTGAGCAGGTGACACAGTTACTGGACGATGATGCATTGCAATTGCTTGCCTCGCCAACGAATACGCGGTTGCCGAATATTATTAATAATCTTTATAAAACAGGGCTTGATGATTTAGCGGATAAGTTAGTGAATAAATTATTGTCGAACCTTACCAGTAACATCCCGGCAGTTAGGTTGAGTGCGATACGGATTGTTAATTCATTAGGGAATATTCTTATTATCAACCGTAAGATACAAAAACTTGATACCGTTATTGATTTAATGATTTCAGTGGTTGATTTGGAAGTTAATAATGAAGTTTATGCTGAGGTTGATAAGTCGTTGCTAAACATAGTGCAGTTATTGATCTCCGAGAGTAAGTACGAGACTATACTTGTAATAGTGACACTCTGGCGGAAGCATTATTTTGATACTAATTCATTGATGCAATGGAGAAGAACTATTGTATCGGAAAGTATGAAAAAACTTGCGGATATTGCCGGTAGTTTTCTTCTGGCGGATATTAAGATCAGAGGTATTGAACATTCAGCGGAAACTCTGCAGATACTCGCAATCCTTGCGGAATGCGCGGTTGAAACCTTAATAAAAATAGTTACGGAATCAGATGATATCCGTGCAAGAAATATCGCGGTTCAGCTCCTGCAGAATACCGAAGGCGGGATTGACAGGATGTACAAAACAGTATCTTCCGGAGCATCATCCGAGGTTCTATTACGGGTATTGTCAGTGGTGGAACAGGATATAGGAAACCAGGAAACTATACGGTTTATCAGCCAGGTTGCGGTGTATCCGGAACAAACAGTTAAACTGGCAGTGGTTGACCTATTATCGAAAAAAGTTGGGAATAGTAATGTATTAGAAATTCTTAAATCTATGTTTAAAGATACTGACGCTGTTATCCGTGCGAAAATTGTGAGATTATTCGCGTCACTGAATAACGCGGGGTTACTGGATATGCTATCCCAAAAAATGTTTGATGAACACCCGGCAGTACAGGAAGAAATTTGTATCTATATAGGAAACCTCGGGAATAATACTTATATTCCCTTGCTGCAGGCAGCGGCAAAAGGTAAGATCCCAGGGCGTATTTTCTCAAAAAAAAGGGTTGAGGATAAGGTTAGGATTCAGGCACTGAACGCATTGGTCAATCTCGCAAGTAATGAAAGCGTTAAGATCATAGAAAAAATGTGTAAAGAAAAGAATCCTGTTATACGTGAACATGCATCTAAGTTATTGCATAAGATTAAAGTAGGGGGAAGGTAG
- the trxA gene encoding thioredoxin gives MASVNVVELNNDNFDKETTAGVCLIDFWAPWCGPCKMLGPVIDELAGELVGKVKVCKVNVDDAGEIASRFNVQAVPTMIILKDGKIAEQLVGAQPKDSILEAINTVL, from the coding sequence ATGGCATCAGTAAATGTTGTGGAGTTAAACAATGATAATTTTGACAAAGAAACAACGGCAGGTGTGTGTTTAATAGATTTTTGGGCACCCTGGTGCGGGCCATGTAAAATGTTAGGCCCTGTTATTGACGAACTTGCGGGTGAACTCGTGGGGAAAGTTAAGGTGTGCAAGGTTAATGTTGACGATGCTGGGGAAATTGCGTCAAGGTTTAATGTTCAGGCAGTACCTACAATGATTATTTTAAAAGATGGGAAGATTGCGGAGCAGTTAGTAGGTGCGCAGCCAAAGGATAGTATTCTCGAAGCGATTAATACGGTATTGTAG